Proteins found in one Salvia splendens isolate huo1 chromosome 10, SspV2, whole genome shotgun sequence genomic segment:
- the LOC121752957 gene encoding uncharacterized protein LOC121752957 isoform X1, with protein sequence MEHNQAVDGLLNLFSKANRDLSAVQNKLHKEFQQVYPDHANPMKLVERLKKIEEEMSSLKDECRELLAAKQVLPSQNMSCDLVCDARQSDTNQKGAKKVWCVKEDIALMSSWCTASDDKVCGKQMGFSLWGRVHNLYQEARANDLEELNERNIESMKCRWKRLNANGNKWIAAYKEAYGQKKIGMSLADVEIEAHAIYEVGGSKFQDLVVFNEVMSKHPKWDLTSKDVSQLCPRSEGAFEESGGNSKRSRTLDFNEVMSKHPKGDLTSQEFSQLCPTYEKGAFQESGGSSKRSRTSENGDYPKPSNVETPSIDFSTIPHPKTPTNGSESLPTNEVAVEIRALRLIIESEAEAMNKLGNARIDLELKKEQRKAMKMNQILLNTLLAKDHLTPKDEEMKHRLMEIVLRQ encoded by the exons ATGGAGCACAACCAAGCTGTGGATGGACTTCTAAACCTGTTCTCCAAAGCCAATCGCGACCTTTCCGCAGTGCAGAACAAGCTCCACAAAGAGTTCCAGCAAGTTTACCCCGATCAC GCAAATCCGATGAAGCTGGTGGAAAGGCTGAAAAAGATAGAAGAAGAAATGTCGTCACTGAAAGACGAATGCCGCGAGCTTCTTGCTGCGAAACAG GTTCTACCATCACAAAACATGTCTTGTGATTTGGTATGTGATGCCCGACAGTCAGACACAAATCAAAAGGGGGCAAAAAAGGTTTGGTGTGTGAAAGAAGATATAGCCCTAATGTCATCTTGGTGTACTGCTAGTGATGATAAAGTATGTGGAAAGCAAATGGGTTTTTCTTTGTGGGGACGAGTGCATAATCTGTATCAAGAAGCTCGAGCAAACGATTTGGAAGAACTCAACGAAAGAAACATTGAATCGATGAAGTGTCGTTGGAAACGACTTAATGCAAATGGAAACAAGTGGATTGCGGCTTACAAGGAAGCATATGGTCAGAAAAAGATAGGAATGAGCTTGGCGGATGTTGAGATAGAAGCTCATGCAATTTATGAAGTAGGTGGTAGCAAGTTTCAGGATTTGGTTGTATTTAATGAAGTTATGAGTAAACATCCCAAGTGGGACTTAACATCTAAAGATGTTTCACAACTATGTCCTAGATCTGAAGGGGCTTTTGAAGAAAGTGGTGGCAACTCCAAAAGATCAAGGACTTTAGATTTTAATGAAGTTATGAGTAAACATCCCAAGGGGGACTTAACATCTCAAGAGTTTTCACAATTATGTCCCACATATGAAAAAGGGGCTTTTCAAGAAAGTGGTGGCAGCTCCAAAAGATCAAGGACTTCTGAAAATGGGGATTATCCTAAACCTTCCAATGTAGAAACTCCAAGTATTGATTTTTCAACTATTCCCCATCCTAAAACTCCAACTAATGGATCAGAATCTTTACCTACTAATGAAGTTGCTGTAGAAATTCGTGCATTAAGACTCATTATAGAGAGTGAAGCTGAAGCAATGAACAAACTAGGAAATGCGAGAATCGACTTGGAGCTCAAAAAAGAACAACGAAAGGCTATGAAGATGAATCAGATTTTGTTGAACACATTATTAGCGAAAGATCATTTAACCCCAAAAGATGAAGAGATGAAACATCGTCTAATGGAAATTGTGCTTAGACAGTGA
- the LOC121751784 gene encoding VQ motif-containing protein 31-like, which produces MEKQREAGFIQADAATFKELVQRLTGAASGGGAHKLRPKAAVQFKLQDRRKQSLGDLEIIKAGTRSAGNSPAVKGPVTPFGAEAERIRTESPLSEEERDVPMKAAAPVLLTLFPLTP; this is translated from the coding sequence atggaGAAGCAAAGAGAGGCTGGTTTCATACAAGCGGACGCCGCCACCTTCAAAGAGCTGGTCCAGAGGCTTACCGGGGCGGCTTCGGGTGGCGGAGCCCACAAGCTCCGGCCGAAGGCGGCTGTGCAATTCAAGCTTCAAGACAGGAGAAAACAGTCGTTGGGCGATCTCGAGATCATCAAAGCTGGCACGAGATCGGCCGGGAACTCGCCGGCGGTGAAGGGGCCCGTGACTCCGTTCGGGGCGGAAGCCGAGCGAATTAGGACTGAGTCGCCGTTGTCCGAGGAGGAGAGGGACGTGCCGATGAAGGCGGCGGCGCCTGTTTTGCTGACTTTGTTCCCGTTGACTCCTTAA
- the LOC121752958 gene encoding uncharacterized protein LOC121752958 isoform X1, giving the protein MAVTQESDCNSKTPLKESIQHCGGEVADPQHSKYDGPSTRRKAIRKNVCGHQGGSRIKNRKSDKLHDIDDTEIVGYLNTKEEMHCKRILWEAMNEKCIKAKKQKIPAETKKSGAVKIATKTTEKVEPKKHSSRINYDALKSLGGDFQERCESGESSKAESPKQSKESWYEDDRSDDETFGGDEEEDESQYQYQDEDLFDDFDT; this is encoded by the exons ATGGCGGTTACTCAAGAGTCCGACTGCAATTCAAAAACTCCG TTGAAAGAATCAATCCAACATTGCGGTGGAGAAGTTGCAGATCCTCAACATAGCAAATATGATG GTCCTTCAACGAGACGTAAGGCTATCAGGAAGAATGTTTGTGGACACCAAGGAGGAAGCAGAATTAAAAACAGAAAATCTGATAAACTACATGATATCGATGATACTGAG ATTGTTGGATACCTTAATACGAAGGAGGAGATGCACTGCAAAAGGATTTTATGGGAAGCAATGAATGAAAAATGTATAAAG gccaagaaacagaaaataCCTGCCGAAACAAAAAAGAGTGGCGCTGTCAAGATAGCTACTAAAACCACTGAGAAAGTGGAGCCTAAG AAGCATAGCTCGAGGATCAACTATGATGCTTTAAAATCTCTGGGTGGTGATTTC CAGGAAAGATGTGAATCGGGCGAGTCAAGcaaggcagaatcgccaaagcAATCAAAGGAGAGTTGGTACGAAGATGATCGGAGTGATGATGAGACTTTTGGaggtgatgaagaagaagatgagagCCAGTACCAGTACCAAGATGAAGATTTATTCGATGATTTTGATACTtga
- the LOC121752957 gene encoding uncharacterized protein LOC121752957 isoform X2: MEHNQAVDGLLNLFSKANRDLSAVQNKLHKEFQQVYPDHANPMKLVERLKKIEEEMSSLKDECRELLAAKQDLIDKARTVLVGNRTLLHKLQSSTGVPLTKDADDDAYESFNQVINEWAVQVKSRKEEEAAPDSGDINQMLFSAIVQSN; the protein is encoded by the exons ATGGAGCACAACCAAGCTGTGGATGGACTTCTAAACCTGTTCTCCAAAGCCAATCGCGACCTTTCCGCAGTGCAGAACAAGCTCCACAAAGAGTTCCAGCAAGTTTACCCCGATCAC GCAAATCCGATGAAGCTGGTGGAAAGGCTGAAAAAGATAGAAGAAGAAATGTCGTCACTGAAAGACGAATGCCGCGAGCTTCTTGCTGCGAAACAG GATCTAATAGATAAAGCTAGAACTGTCTTAGTGGGGAATAGGACATTGCTGCATAAGTTACAAAGCTCCACTGGTGTTCCTCTCACCAAAGATGCAGATGATGATGCTTATGAGAGCTTCAATCAG GTTATCAATGAGTGGGCAGTTCAAGTCAAATCTAGAAAAG AGGAGGAGGCAGCGCCGGACTCCGGCGATATAAACCAAATGTTGTTTTCTGCAATTGTCCAAAGCAACTGA
- the LOC121752958 gene encoding uncharacterized protein LOC121752958 isoform X2, giving the protein MAVTQESDCNSKTPLKESIQHCGGEVADPQHSKYDGPSTRRKAIRKNVCGHQGGSRIKNRKSDKLHDIDDTEIVGYLNTKEEMHCKRILWEAMNEKCIKAKKQKIPAETKKSGAVKIATKTTEKVEPKKHSSRINYDALKSLGGDFERCESGESSKAESPKQSKESWYEDDRSDDETFGGDEEEDESQYQYQDEDLFDDFDT; this is encoded by the exons ATGGCGGTTACTCAAGAGTCCGACTGCAATTCAAAAACTCCG TTGAAAGAATCAATCCAACATTGCGGTGGAGAAGTTGCAGATCCTCAACATAGCAAATATGATG GTCCTTCAACGAGACGTAAGGCTATCAGGAAGAATGTTTGTGGACACCAAGGAGGAAGCAGAATTAAAAACAGAAAATCTGATAAACTACATGATATCGATGATACTGAG ATTGTTGGATACCTTAATACGAAGGAGGAGATGCACTGCAAAAGGATTTTATGGGAAGCAATGAATGAAAAATGTATAAAG gccaagaaacagaaaataCCTGCCGAAACAAAAAAGAGTGGCGCTGTCAAGATAGCTACTAAAACCACTGAGAAAGTGGAGCCTAAG AAGCATAGCTCGAGGATCAACTATGATGCTTTAAAATCTCTGGGTGGTGATTTC GAAAGATGTGAATCGGGCGAGTCAAGcaaggcagaatcgccaaagcAATCAAAGGAGAGTTGGTACGAAGATGATCGGAGTGATGATGAGACTTTTGGaggtgatgaagaagaagatgagagCCAGTACCAGTACCAAGATGAAGATTTATTCGATGATTTTGATACTtga
- the LOC121752235 gene encoding aspartyl protease family protein At5g10770-like, with translation MATPHFFSTFIKSSSLFLLLVSCFLDQTHAFQPKNTKIQDSFHTIQISSLFPASVCSPSKDMIKKRPSTLEVFHRHGPCSKLSRDEAGATPSLKDILSHDQSLVESIHARTNPTITTNKVKDKKVNLPVQPGSSLGSGSYLVSVGLGVPKQTLSLIFDTGSDLTWTQCQPCARTCYKQQDPIFDPKTSASYSNISCTSTACSQLSSATGNNPGCSVGTCVYGIQYGDQSFSVGFFSKDTLTIARDVFTNFQFGCGQNNQGLFGRTAGLIGLGRDPLSIVSQTATRYGKYFSYCLPSKSSSTGHLTLGKARRPGKGVRFTPFDSTQGSSFYFITIASISVGGQPLPIGQAVFKTAGAIIDSGTVITRLPPGAYSALSAAFKQGMKKYPAASAYSILDTCFDFSNYTTITIPTVSFAFGGGVKIDVIPSGILIPVSTTVACLAFAGNGDAADTGIFGNTQQLTFEVVYDVAGGKLGFGAAGC, from the exons ATGGCCACTCCCCATTTCTTTTCCACCTTCATCAAATCTTCTTCCCTTTTCTTGCTTCTTGTTTCATGTTTTTTAGACCAAACCCATGCTTTTCAACCCAAAAATACTAAGATTCAAGACTCCTTCCACACTATTCAAATTAGCTCTCTTTTTCCAGCCTCTGTTTGCAGTCCTTCCAAAG ATATGATCAAGAAGAGACCATCCACGCTGGAAGTTTTCCATCGGCACGGCCCGTGTTCTAAACTCAGCCGAGACGAAGCCGGCGCTACGCCATCTCTAAAGGACATCCTCTCTCATGACCAATCCCTAGTCGAGTCAATCCATGCCCGCACTAACCCAACTATAACCACAAACAAAGTCAAGGACAAAAAAGTCAACCTCCCTGTACAGCCTGGTAGCTCCCTAGGCTCTGGAAGCTACCTTGTTTCCGTGGGCTTAGGCGTCCCCAAGCAAACCCTCTCCCTCATTTTTGACACGGGGAGCGACCTAACATGGACCCAATGCCAGCCATGCGCTCGAACCTGCTACAAACAACAAGACCCGATATTCGACCCTAAAACCTCGGCCTCCTACTCTAACATATCGTGCACGTCCACGGCATGTTCCCAGCTCTCCTCCGCCACAGGCAACAACCCCGGCTGCAGCGTCGGGACGTGCGTCTACGGCATCCAGTACGGCGATCAGTCGTTCTCGGTAGGGTTTTTCAGCAAAGACACCCTCACCATAGCCCGCGACGTATTCACAAACTTCCAATTCGGCTGCGGCCAAAACAACCAAGGGCTCTTCGGCCGAACCGCCGGACTGATCGGCCTCGGCCGGGACCCTCTCTCGATCGTATCTCAGACCGCGACGAGGTACGGGAAGTACTTCTCCTACTGCCTCCCGTCCAAGTCGAGCTCCACCGGCCACCTCACGCTCGGCAAGGCCCGAAGGCCAGGAAAGGGCGTGCGGTTCACGCCGTTCGACTCCACGCAGGGCTCGTCGTTCTACTTCATCACCATCGCCTCCATCTCCGTCGGCGGCCAGCCGCTCCCGATAGGGCAGGCCGTTTTCAAGACGGCCGGCGCGATCATCGACTCCGGCACGGTGATCACGCGGCTGCCGCCGGGGGCGTACAGCGCGCTGAGCGCGGCGTTCAAGCAGGGGATGAAGAAATACCCGGCGGCGTCGGCGTACTCCATCTTGGACACGTGCTTCGACTTCTCCAACTACACAACCATCACCATCCCCACCGTGTCGTTCGCATTCGGCGGCGGAGTGAAGATCGACGTCATCCCGTCGGGGATACTGATCCCGGTTAGCACCACGGTGGCGTGCCTTGCTTTCGCCGGAAACGGAGACGCGGCGGACACCGGAATCTTTGGAAACACGCAGCAATTGACGTTTGAGGTGGTGTATGATGTCGCCGGAGGGAAACTGGGATTCGGTGCTGCTGGATGttga
- the LOC121752060 gene encoding protein TIC 55, chloroplastic-like — translation MALLQLPPILAAAALPSHSEKLSRTNARITLSTTQIPSNPRHHQLKKNRHKLSAVAEGITAAAGDESVIQEDEAVEHKESSARYDWTEEWYPLYLTKQVPDDAPLGLTVFDKQVVLFKDGDGVIRCYEDRCPHRLAKLSEGQLYDGRLECLYHGWQFEGNGKCVKIPQLSAGAKIPASACVRTYEIKDSQGVIWIWMSHKTPPNLEKIPWFENFDRPGFRDVSTIHELPYDHSILLENLMDPSHVPISHDRTDWTAKREDATALFFEVVERTDRGFAGHWGRERDRSMPDYIPNFLRFEAPCVLQNNREIVDKNGERNYFSGLFLCRPSGQGKSMLIVRFGNTTQPPPMLKLFPQWYFHQNACKVFEQDMGFLSSQNEILMKEKVPTRKLYINLRSSDVWVAEYRKWMDKVGHGMPYYFGHSSISLPEIPAVVEHAPAGFVANFSASQPAKGGVGTMEAPNPANRYFRHVVHCKGCMSVVKSSHSWKKALSVAAAVSTTLAILVSGRQWKVLFLLSTAVLLAGVQICSTIIAMNTTNFIRTHRRM, via the exons ATGGCTCTTCTACAGTTGCCGCCAATTCTGGCTGCTGCTGCTCTTCCATCGCACTCGGAGAAACTCTCCAGAACAAACGCGAGGATAACATTGTCCACTACTCAAATCCCCTCGAATCCCCGCCACCATCAACTGAAGAAGAATCGCCACAAATTGAGCGCAGTCGCCGAGGGAATCACAGCTGCGGCGGGCGATGAGAGCGTGATCCAGGAAGATGAAGCTGTAGAGCACAAGGAATCATCGGCGAGATACGATTGGACCGAGGAATGGTATCCGCTGTACCTCACCAAGCAAGTGCCCGACGACGCGCCGCTAGGGCTCACAGTGTTCGACAAGCAGGTTGTGCTGTTCAAGGACGGCGATGGAGTAATTAGGTGTTACGAAGATCGTTGCCCCCACAG GTTAGCGAAGCTGTCTGAGGGCCAATTGTATGATGGGAGATTGGAGTGTTTGTACCATGGCTGGCAGTTTGAAGGAAATGGTAAATGTGTGAAGATACCTCAG CTCTCAGCAGGTGCGAAAATCCCTGCATCGGCTTGTGTGAGGACTTACGAGATCAAGGATTCACAAGGCGTGATATGGATTTGGATGTCGCACAAGACTCCTCCTAATCTTGAAAAGATCCCTTGGTTTGAGAATTTTGATAGACCTGGTTTTCGAGATGTTTCAACCATCCATGAGCTCCCATATGATCATTCCATCCTTTTAGAGAACCTCATGGATCCTTCTCATGTTCCTATCTCACACGACAGAACGGATTGGACAGCTAAAAGGGAGGATGCCACTGCTCTATTTTTTGAGGTGGTGGAAAGAACTGATCGAGGCTTTGCAGGCCATTGGGGTAGAGAGAGAGATCGGTCAATGCCAGACTACATACCGAACTTTCTGAGGTTTGAGGCGCCTTGTGTGCTTCAGAACAACCGGGAAATTGTTGACAAGAATGGTGAGAGGAACTACTTCTCGGGGCTGTTTCTATGCAGGCCTTCTGGACAGGGGAAGTCAATGCTTATAGTCAGGTTTGGGAATACAACACAGCCACCACCCATGTTGAAACTGTTTCCTCAATGGTACTTCCATCAGAATGCTTGTAAGGTATTCGAGCAAGATATGGGCTTCCTTTCGTCTCAGAACGAAATCCTTATGAAGGAGAAAGTTCCAACGAGGAAGCTTTACATCAATTTGAGGTCATCGGATGTTTGGGTGGCTGAGTACAGGAAATGGATGGATAAAGTGGGGCATGGGATGCCTTACTACTTTGGGCATAGCTCGATTTCTCTGCCAGAAATTCCAGCAGTAGTTGAGCATGCTCCGGCTGGATTTGTTGCCAATTTCTCAGCCTCTCAGCCAGCTAAGGGTGGGGTTGGGACAATGGAAGCACCAAACCCTGCCAACAGATACTTTCGGCATGTGGTTCATTGCAAGGGGTGCATGAGCGTCGTGAAATCTTCTCATTCGTGGAAGAAAGCTCTCTCCGTTGCTGCTGCTGTATCCACGACATTGGCAATTCTTGTTTCCGGAAGGCAGTGGAAGGTGCTGTTCCTGCTATCAACTGCAGTTCTGTTGGCCGGGGTACAAATCTGTTCGACTATCATTGCGATGAACACCACCAACTTCATCAGAACGCATAGAAGGATGTGA